A genomic region of Oceaniferula marina contains the following coding sequences:
- a CDS encoding histidinol-phosphatase produces the protein MPADYHTHTPLCMHAEGEPEQFVAAAVSAGISEYGISDHAPAQPEPFDNWRMLESQLPDYFEWIERAKAAANNQIPIRAGMECDWLSGCEPWIESLRQRYPWDYLIGSVHYLDGWDFDNPAWLGKWAKIDIEDAWTRYWKSYADMAESGLFDLLGHPDLIKKFDYRPDGDLRKFYEPVIDAIASSGCAIEINTAGWHKPCAEAYPEPSFLDLAYSAGIPLVLSSDAHAPSELGRDFDRAIAVAKQAGYTETLLFKQGQRSYEPLP, from the coding sequence ATGCCTGCCGACTACCACACCCATACCCCCCTCTGCATGCACGCCGAGGGTGAGCCCGAGCAATTTGTGGCTGCCGCGGTCAGCGCCGGCATCAGCGAATACGGCATCTCCGACCACGCCCCGGCACAACCGGAACCCTTCGACAATTGGCGCATGCTCGAAAGCCAGCTCCCCGACTACTTTGAATGGATTGAACGGGCAAAAGCCGCCGCAAACAATCAGATCCCGATCCGGGCTGGCATGGAATGTGACTGGCTCTCTGGCTGCGAGCCATGGATCGAATCACTCCGCCAACGCTACCCATGGGATTATCTCATCGGGTCGGTTCACTACCTTGATGGTTGGGATTTCGACAACCCCGCATGGCTCGGAAAATGGGCAAAAATCGACATCGAAGACGCCTGGACTCGCTACTGGAAAAGCTATGCAGATATGGCCGAAAGCGGTCTCTTTGATCTCTTGGGTCACCCGGATCTCATCAAAAAATTCGACTACCGCCCTGACGGAGATCTGCGAAAATTCTATGAACCGGTCATCGATGCCATCGCCTCCTCAGGCTGTGCCATCGAAATCAACACCGCCGGCTGGCACAAACCATGTGCCGAAGCCTATCCGGAACCCTCATTCCTCGACCTTGCCTACTCAGCCGGCATCCCTCTGGTTCTATCCTCGGACGCACACGCTCCATCCGAACTCGGCCGCGATTTTGATCGGGCGATTGCTGTAGCCAAACAAGCCGGTTATACGGAAACCCTGCTGTTCAAACAAGGACAACGGAGCTACGAGCCCCTGCCATAA
- a CDS encoding exonuclease domain-containing protein, whose protein sequence is MIRQHTFAAIDFESAGAARGKTDVPVQIGMAMWTTDSGHHRPFVSFIRADRPITWAAQKVHGIGSADLADAPAFMTLWPEIKSTLGGNVVVAHGHGTEKRYLRAFPAHGFEPWVDTLLLARAAWPDLPSHALGDLCNHFQLSSKVSELTPGKTWHDALYDATASLVLLEYLIDTLKLSNSPLDVLIHPDTSDWHRIRRT, encoded by the coding sequence ATGATCCGCCAACACACCTTCGCTGCCATCGATTTTGAATCGGCAGGAGCAGCGCGCGGCAAAACCGACGTCCCGGTTCAAATAGGCATGGCGATGTGGACGACGGACTCCGGCCACCATCGTCCATTTGTTTCCTTTATCCGTGCAGACCGACCGATCACCTGGGCGGCTCAAAAAGTCCACGGCATAGGCAGCGCCGACCTTGCCGATGCTCCGGCATTCATGACCCTGTGGCCTGAAATCAAATCCACGCTGGGCGGAAACGTCGTGGTTGCCCACGGCCACGGCACGGAAAAACGATACCTCAGAGCCTTTCCCGCCCATGGATTCGAACCCTGGGTCGATACCTTGTTACTGGCCCGGGCCGCCTGGCCCGACCTCCCGTCCCATGCCCTCGGAGACCTCTGCAACCACTTCCAACTAAGCTCCAAAGTCTCCGAACTCACCCCTGGAAAAACCTGGCACGACGCCCTCTACGACGCCACAGCCTCTCTCGTGCTGCTTGAATATCTAATCGACACCCTCAAGCTAAGCAACTCACCACTTGACGTCCTGATTCATCCGGACACCTCGGACTGGCACCGTATCCGGAGAACATAA
- the acpP gene encoding acyl carrier protein: MSDNIEAKVKDIIVEQLGVSADQLKPEAKFIEDLGADSLDTVELVMAFEEEFGIEVPDEDAEKLTSVGDIIEYVNKANG, from the coding sequence ATGTCAGACAACATCGAAGCCAAAGTAAAAGATATCATCGTCGAGCAACTCGGAGTCAGTGCCGATCAGCTCAAGCCAGAAGCCAAGTTCATCGAAGACCTCGGTGCTGATTCGCTCGATACCGTCGAGTTGGTCATGGCTTTTGAAGAAGAGTTCGGCATTGAAGTGCCTGACGAAGACGCTGAGAAGCTTACCAGTGTTGGTGACATCATTGAGTATGTCAATAAAGCCAACGGCTAA
- a CDS encoding acetyl-CoA carboxylase carboxyltransferase subunit alpha yields MKPLDFEKPVAELEQELSKLKKKASSQNIDMSDEIARMEEKLEGTRKRIYEELSPWHRVQIARHTNRPFMLDYVEHVFEDFCELHGDRHIGDDSAMPGGFATLGGKKVVVIGHQKGRDTKENLLRNFGSAHPEGYRKSMRLMRLAEKFNLPVVALVDTPGAFPGIGAEERNIAEAIAFNLREMMTLKVPTVTVVLGEGGSGGALGIGVTDRVLMMENAYYSVISPEGCAAILWKHRKHAPEAAEAMKISAPDLGELGLIDEVVPEPIGGAHHDHEEAARNLRDAVLKQIEQLEQLSSEELLQQRYEKYRKYGEWQGE; encoded by the coding sequence ATGAAACCTCTCGATTTTGAAAAACCTGTCGCCGAGCTCGAACAGGAGCTGTCCAAGCTAAAGAAAAAGGCCTCCAGCCAGAACATCGACATGTCCGATGAGATTGCCAGGATGGAAGAAAAGCTGGAAGGGACGAGAAAGCGTATTTACGAAGAGCTCTCTCCATGGCATCGTGTGCAGATCGCTAGACATACCAATCGCCCGTTTATGCTCGATTACGTGGAACACGTATTTGAGGATTTTTGTGAACTTCATGGAGATCGCCACATTGGAGACGATAGTGCGATGCCCGGAGGTTTTGCGACGTTGGGTGGAAAAAAGGTGGTGGTGATCGGTCATCAGAAGGGCCGTGACACCAAGGAAAACCTTTTGAGAAACTTTGGTAGCGCCCACCCGGAAGGTTATCGGAAATCGATGCGTTTGATGCGTTTGGCTGAAAAGTTCAATTTGCCTGTTGTCGCGCTGGTGGATACTCCAGGGGCCTTTCCTGGTATTGGTGCCGAAGAGCGCAATATTGCCGAGGCGATTGCCTTTAATTTAAGGGAGATGATGACGCTCAAGGTTCCGACTGTGACCGTAGTGTTGGGGGAAGGTGGTTCTGGTGGAGCTCTGGGAATCGGAGTGACCGACAGGGTGTTGATGATGGAAAATGCTTATTATTCCGTGATCAGCCCGGAGGGATGTGCCGCTATTTTGTGGAAGCATCGCAAACACGCTCCCGAGGCTGCGGAGGCGATGAAGATTTCCGCTCCTGATCTTGGCGAACTGGGTCTGATTGATGAAGTGGTTCCCGAACCGATTGGCGGGGCTCATCACGACCACGAGGAGGCTGCCCGTAATCTCAGGGATGCCGTATTGAAGCAGATTGAACAGTTGGAACAATTGAGTTCGGAAGAACTACTTCAGCAACGCTACGAAAAATACCGCAAGTACGGTGAGTGGCAGGGGGAGTAA
- a CDS encoding 3-deoxy-7-phosphoheptulonate synthase, with amino-acid sequence MAQVTDLHISSNIPLPAPALLLSEVERSAQQAEFIAESRQHIRNILNGEDHRMLLVCGPCSIHDTKAGIEYAQRLAELADEVKHQIYVVMRVYYEKPRTTIGWKGLIMDPKLDGSDNIPEGLRQARHFLREVIDCGLPTATELLDPITPQYIADLISWSAVGARTTESQTHRQMASGLSMPLGFKNTTTGDLTAPVNAIKAATQKQTFLGVSEQGVASAVTTSGNPDCHIILRGGDDGPNYGADDVAVTGRLLKRNGLQASIMVDASHANCGKKYDRMPAVFREIVRQRCAGNTQLIGAMLESNLVAGNQSFPQPVTDLTYGQSITDECIDWDTTLQIVREAATALKQSGVVG; translated from the coding sequence ATGGCCCAAGTCACTGACCTCCATATTTCAAGTAATATCCCTCTCCCGGCTCCAGCCTTGCTTCTCTCTGAAGTTGAGCGCTCCGCCCAGCAAGCAGAATTCATCGCTGAGTCCCGACAGCACATCCGCAACATCCTCAACGGCGAAGACCATCGCATGCTTCTCGTCTGCGGCCCCTGCTCCATTCACGACACCAAAGCCGGTATCGAGTATGCCCAACGGCTCGCGGAACTGGCAGACGAGGTCAAACATCAGATCTATGTGGTTATGAGAGTTTATTATGAAAAACCTCGCACCACCATCGGCTGGAAAGGCTTGATCATGGACCCCAAACTCGACGGCTCCGACAACATCCCCGAGGGACTTCGCCAGGCACGCCACTTCCTTCGTGAAGTCATCGACTGTGGACTCCCCACCGCCACCGAGCTGCTCGACCCGATCACCCCTCAGTACATTGCCGATTTAATCTCATGGTCCGCCGTGGGTGCCCGCACCACTGAAAGCCAAACCCACCGCCAAATGGCATCCGGGCTTTCCATGCCTCTTGGATTCAAAAACACCACCACCGGAGACCTCACAGCCCCGGTGAACGCCATCAAGGCGGCCACCCAAAAACAAACCTTCCTTGGCGTCAGCGAACAAGGTGTCGCCTCAGCCGTCACCACCTCCGGAAACCCGGACTGCCACATCATTCTTCGTGGTGGCGACGACGGACCAAACTACGGAGCCGACGACGTCGCCGTGACGGGCCGACTGCTTAAGCGCAACGGGCTCCAAGCCTCGATCATGGTGGATGCCTCCCACGCAAACTGCGGTAAAAAATATGACCGCATGCCTGCAGTCTTCAGAGAAATCGTTCGTCAACGCTGTGCCGGCAACACCCAATTGATTGGAGCCATGCTCGAAAGCAATCTGGTCGCAGGCAACCAAAGCTTCCCTCAGCCTGTTACAGACCTGACCTACGGACAATCGATCACCGACGAGTGTATCGACTGGGATACCACCCTGCAAATTGTCCGGGAAGCGGCAACAGCCCTGAAACAATCCGGAGTGGTTGGTTAA
- a CDS encoding LysM peptidoglycan-binding domain-containing protein — MHLIKAIAALGVIGVVLVTAYLMKEYTGSVRDMPGALIAEQRAAELALKAKAEKGALSNNEPGEKAFQRARELLAMESMAEAEEKLKYIVSYYPAAEAASEARRILGEINVDRLLDPDWREGKSEITVQRGDTFTKIIRNNKTTMDSLVHLSKLMRADHRSLHPGDKLTVMPLDMRLVINIRLKTLTVWRQGEFIKEYPLVKVAYKRGGTVRHLSVGSIMGQADGKVYPSHSEVYRNTSKVIFLSDKSLAIRAFFEGEQDDLQLGFFLSEADMEELPLLLRPGNDVEIRH, encoded by the coding sequence ATGCATCTCATCAAAGCAATTGCAGCCCTGGGCGTTATTGGGGTCGTTCTTGTTACGGCTTATTTGATGAAGGAGTATACGGGCTCGGTCCGTGACATGCCCGGGGCTTTGATCGCTGAGCAGCGCGCTGCGGAATTGGCACTCAAGGCGAAGGCTGAAAAAGGTGCCTTGTCCAATAATGAGCCGGGGGAGAAGGCGTTTCAGCGGGCTCGGGAGCTATTGGCGATGGAATCCATGGCTGAAGCGGAGGAAAAGCTGAAGTATATCGTCAGTTACTATCCCGCTGCGGAAGCCGCCTCCGAGGCGAGACGGATTCTTGGGGAGATCAATGTGGACCGCTTGTTGGACCCGGACTGGAGGGAGGGGAAGAGTGAGATCACGGTTCAACGGGGTGATACCTTTACCAAGATCATTCGAAATAATAAAACCACGATGGATAGTCTGGTTCATCTCAGTAAATTGATGCGTGCGGACCACCGTAGCTTACACCCCGGTGATAAATTGACGGTGATGCCGCTGGATATGCGACTGGTGATTAACATTCGGCTCAAGACCTTGACGGTTTGGCGACAGGGTGAGTTTATTAAAGAATACCCGCTTGTGAAAGTGGCCTATAAGCGGGGGGGGACCGTTCGCCACCTCAGCGTGGGCTCGATCATGGGGCAGGCAGACGGAAAGGTTTATCCGAGTCATTCGGAAGTTTACAGGAATACGAGCAAAGTGATTTTTCTCAGTGACAAATCCCTGGCCATTCGTGCATTCTTCGAGGGCGAACAAGACGATTTGCAGCTAGGTTTTTTTCTCAGTGAGGCTGATATGGAGGAATTGCCATTGTTGCTCCGGCCGGGCAATGATGTGGAAATCCGCCATTGA
- a CDS encoding M42 family metallopeptidase, with amino-acid sequence MREKAIALLKELTEAHGAPGFEDEVRSIFAQELAGAGDLSTDGNGSVFCEQGELGPRVLLAGHMDEVAFRVQNITPDGFIQFVTLGGWWSHTLLAQRVEVRTRDGRKILGVVSSKPPHFLPESERQRVMPAEQMFIDVGAASRKELEASIGIRIGDPIVPLTPFSPMADEHLFMAKAFDNRVGMACAIQASQELKGVECPNTLIACGTVQEEVGVRGATTAAVQAQPDVCIVLEGTPADDTPGFNRSASQGMMGEGVQIRMQDPTAIMNPALVDLCVGVARDCGIRHQLALRSSGGTDARAFHLSGRGVPTIVLGVPSRYIHSHNSIIDIRDYLSMVELAVALIRKLDRATVDSLTDYL; translated from the coding sequence ATGCGAGAGAAAGCCATTGCGTTGTTAAAGGAGTTGACCGAGGCACATGGGGCGCCTGGATTTGAAGATGAGGTGCGTTCGATTTTTGCTCAGGAGCTAGCCGGGGCGGGGGATTTGAGTACGGATGGCAATGGGTCGGTGTTCTGTGAACAAGGGGAGTTGGGCCCACGGGTGTTACTGGCCGGTCATATGGATGAGGTGGCATTCCGGGTTCAGAATATCACGCCTGACGGGTTTATTCAGTTTGTTACGTTGGGGGGCTGGTGGTCACACACCTTGTTGGCCCAGCGGGTGGAAGTAAGAACCAGGGACGGGCGCAAAATTCTCGGGGTGGTTTCGTCCAAACCTCCGCATTTTTTACCCGAGTCCGAACGTCAACGGGTGATGCCTGCCGAGCAGATGTTTATTGATGTCGGTGCCGCAAGCCGGAAAGAGCTTGAAGCGTCCATCGGTATCCGGATTGGTGACCCGATCGTTCCTCTCACCCCATTCTCGCCGATGGCGGACGAACATTTATTTATGGCGAAGGCTTTTGATAATCGGGTGGGAATGGCCTGTGCGATCCAAGCCAGCCAGGAATTGAAGGGGGTGGAGTGTCCTAACACCTTGATTGCCTGTGGCACGGTTCAGGAGGAGGTTGGCGTGCGGGGGGCAACCACGGCGGCTGTCCAAGCCCAACCGGATGTATGTATTGTTTTGGAGGGGACACCGGCTGATGATACGCCCGGGTTTAATCGTTCTGCCTCTCAAGGCATGATGGGGGAAGGGGTGCAGATTCGGATGCAGGATCCTACGGCGATTATGAACCCGGCCTTGGTGGACCTTTGCGTTGGCGTTGCCCGTGATTGTGGAATCAGGCACCAACTGGCGCTTCGATCCAGCGGCGGGACTGATGCCAGGGCCTTTCATTTGTCAGGCCGTGGAGTTCCTACGATTGTTCTGGGGGTGCCTTCGCGCTACATCCATTCGCATAATTCGATCATCGATATCAGGGATTATCTGAGCATGGTGGAGTTGGCTGTGGCATTGATCCGGAAGTTGGATCGGGCTACCGTCGATAGCCTGACGGATTACCTTTAG
- the lgt gene encoding prolipoprotein diacylglyceryl transferase — MFATYIHNWDPVIFDLFGPVKLRWYGLGYLLAFVFGYYLLRWQAKRNLWVLPADKVADFIAYAAFFGVFLGGRLGYILFYQIPKENGWSELLADPAMIIRVWDGGMASHGGILGLVVFTYVYARKNKVSWTGVGDGLCVVAPIGIGLVRFANFINGELYGRVAHGVGWAMKFPSSLHEDLKGDPERLREAYDACAAIDPTISDKSYDYLMAQARENPELQQTLGTYLQARHPSQLYEALLEGVVLFAILFVTRVRFPKLPNGILTGMFFLFYAVFRIVVEVFREPDSAMIGAMTKGQFYSTFMIAMGLAFIVGGWMRRDQLSS; from the coding sequence GTGTTTGCGACATATATCCACAATTGGGATCCTGTGATTTTTGATCTGTTTGGGCCGGTCAAATTGAGGTGGTATGGTCTCGGTTATCTTCTGGCCTTTGTCTTTGGTTATTATTTGCTGAGATGGCAGGCGAAACGCAATCTGTGGGTTTTACCTGCGGACAAGGTGGCGGACTTCATTGCCTATGCTGCTTTTTTTGGCGTGTTTCTCGGTGGACGTCTGGGGTATATTCTTTTCTATCAAATCCCGAAGGAAAACGGGTGGTCTGAATTGTTGGCGGACCCGGCGATGATTATCCGGGTGTGGGACGGAGGTATGGCCAGTCACGGCGGGATTCTCGGTTTGGTGGTCTTTACCTATGTGTACGCCCGCAAGAACAAGGTTTCGTGGACGGGTGTGGGGGATGGACTGTGTGTGGTCGCTCCGATCGGGATTGGTTTGGTTCGCTTTGCGAACTTTATCAACGGTGAGTTGTATGGGCGGGTGGCACATGGGGTGGGTTGGGCGATGAAGTTTCCCTCATCATTGCACGAGGATCTGAAAGGAGATCCCGAGCGTTTGAGAGAGGCCTATGACGCTTGTGCTGCCATTGACCCTACGATCTCGGATAAAAGCTATGATTATTTGATGGCGCAGGCGCGTGAAAATCCGGAACTTCAACAGACCTTGGGAACGTATCTTCAAGCCAGGCATCCGTCACAGCTGTATGAAGCATTGCTGGAAGGCGTGGTGTTGTTTGCGATTTTGTTTGTGACGCGTGTTCGGTTTCCCAAGTTGCCCAACGGGATTTTAACCGGTATGTTTTTCCTGTTTTACGCGGTGTTCCGTATCGTTGTCGAAGTGTTCCGTGAGCCGGATTCTGCAATGATTGGGGCCATGACCAAGGGGCAGTTCTATTCCACTTTTATGATCGCCATGGGGCTGGCATTCATCGTGGGTGGATGGATGAGACGCGATCAACTTTCGTCCTGA
- a CDS encoding PEP-CTERM sorting domain-containing protein codes for MKMKYYILYGLLGSLAGAHAATLKVDFSDSVGDVAVGYGGFVFANNTAPGTRNYTSGSAGYVGPSIDLGSGIDVTYKSSAATNFRMIDRGGDLFLKDFASIDGALNDDQDLVFGGLAAVTGSFTFSLEDLSNQFGVVDVQLSINGGASFTNVLDDVTYGSTGNQAVVPFTSNGTDDVVVRFWVGGNEFGNTGGTTDSVRRNRIMSLNGFTLDATVVPEPSSSAFMGLAGLALLMRRRR; via the coding sequence ATGAAAATGAAATATTATATTCTGTATGGCTTGCTGGGGTCTTTGGCTGGTGCTCATGCTGCAACACTAAAGGTGGACTTCAGTGATTCTGTTGGGGATGTTGCGGTCGGTTATGGTGGGTTTGTATTTGCCAATAATACCGCACCGGGCACCCGAAACTATACCAGTGGTTCCGCAGGTTATGTTGGTCCATCAATTGACCTAGGCAGTGGTATTGATGTGACTTACAAAAGTTCGGCAGCTACCAATTTTCGGATGATTGATCGAGGTGGGGATCTCTTTTTAAAGGACTTTGCTAGTATTGACGGGGCTTTAAATGATGATCAGGACTTGGTTTTTGGTGGTCTTGCTGCGGTCACTGGCAGCTTCACATTTTCCTTGGAGGATTTGAGCAACCAGTTTGGGGTTGTCGATGTTCAGCTTAGTATTAATGGAGGTGCCAGCTTTACTAACGTTTTGGATGATGTGACATATGGATCGACCGGAAATCAAGCAGTTGTCCCGTTTACCTCAAATGGAACGGATGATGTGGTTGTTCGTTTTTGGGTAGGAGGCAATGAATTTGGCAATACCGGGGGAACGACAGATAGTGTAAGAAGAAACAGAATTATGTCTCTCAATGGATTCACTCTAGATGCTACAGTTGTTCCTGAGCCTTCCTCTTCAGCGTTCATGGGGCTCGCGGGATTGGCTCTTCTTATGCGTCGCCGCAGATAG